A genomic segment from Aegilops tauschii subsp. strangulata cultivar AL8/78 chromosome 1, Aet v6.0, whole genome shotgun sequence encodes:
- the LOC141041747 gene encoding uncharacterized protein, translating to MASDESLDTFAGKISGMAARYTGLGATLDDAAMVKKLLDCIPDRLYAAVAGMEQFCDLSTLLFEDALGRLKAFDERLRRRGQAGGERADGQLMYTAAQWRARERQRSGARDDDDGARSEASGFGNRRGRCYKCGDRGHFKRECPQWKKAPAAEHTMMAEAAVEVDGLL from the coding sequence ATGGCGAGCGACGAGTCGCTGGACACGTTCGCCGGGAAAATCAGCGGCATGGCGGCGCGCTACACCGGGCTTGGGGCGACGCTCGACGACGCGGCGATGGTGAAGAAACTCCTGGACTGCATCCCGGATCGCCTGTACGCGGCGGTCGCCGGGATGGAGCAGTTCTGCGACCTGTCCACGCTCCTGTTCGAGGACGCGCTGGGGCGGCTGAAGGCGTTCGACGAGCGGCTGCGTCGGCGCGGGCAGGCGGGCGGCGAGCGGGCAGACGGTCAGCTCATGTACACGGCGGCGCAATGGCGGGCACGGGAGCGGCAGCGCAGCGGAGCTCGGGACGACGACGATGGGGCGCGCAGCGAGGCCTCGGGCTTCGGGAACCGGCGTGGTCGCTGTTACAAGTGCGGCGACCGTGGGCACTTCAAGCGCGAGTGTCCACAATGGAAgaaggcgccggcggcggagcaCACGATGATGGCGGAGGCTGCCGTCGAGGTCGATGGCCTGCTCTGA